The Henckelia pumila isolate YLH828 unplaced genomic scaffold, ASM3356847v2 CTG_461:::fragment_3, whole genome shotgun sequence genome window below encodes:
- the LOC140871685 gene encoding phosphoinositide phospholipase C 6-like isoform X2: MGSYNYYKMFGCFNRKFKISEAEPPPDVRAAFGRYAEGGSHMRADQLLKFLVEYQQEVNCTAADAEAIMQGVFRHRHHSSKRPRPGLTLDDFFHFLFQDDLNNPILDQVHQDMTAPLQNYFIYTGHNSYLTGNQLSSDCSEIPIIKSLENGVRGIELDLWPNSAKDKIHVLHGRTLTTPIPLMKCLKSIKDHAFDKSPYPVIITLEDHLTPELQAKVAEMVIQIFGDLLYYPESGCLDEFPSPEELKHKIILSTKPPKEYLESKITKDQDTLSPREKDSSDDDLSVRGRGVSEPTAEPEADAKSDSSQDDDINLIEKKSGNNTAAPEFKRLTAIDTEKVKHGLIPAILNDSDHGDESDSAMDHDIPSPIGKDFSGDELSFREMFDPSAKLETEVKGESYQDDIDHIQQKSSNMSTPEFKRQTAISSGNVQKGLRHTPRTACDIFNPKEYWERKNTLDRDISSPRGTDSLDDEVSVREELDPTSVLLANNKKPGNVAAPEFKRLTAFNTEKAKQDLRYMLRNDFSFDDPEVETKDVKDQYISSPMEKDSYEDGLSLRETSHPSAELEASVKSESDRDNVDSMQHKSGHMGVPEFRRLTAIHTGNSKKGLRHALSNDSYLVNPKNTKYHQDISFDVELSLSTLHPAAEPEAGDKSDSDQEDEDIGFVRQKSSNMSAPEYKRLIAIHAGKVKKGLRHALRNVSGKVNRLSLSEQTLERAAASYPMDVVRFSQKNILRVFPKGTRVTSSNFDPTIGWMHGAQMIAFNMQGYGKSLWTMHGMFRSNGGCGYVKKPDILMERGPNDVVFDPKIQLPVKKTLKVKVYMGDGWRLDFSHTHFDSFSPPDFYTKVQIIGVPADAAKRKTRIIEDDWGPYWDEEFTFPLSVPELALLRIEVREHDISDKDDFGGQTCLPIPELRPGIRAVPLHDKKGHKLKSVRLLMRFQFQ; the protein is encoded by the exons ATGGGTAGCTACAATTATTACAAAATGTTTGGGTGTTTCAATCGGAAGTTCAAGATCAGCGAGGCCGAGCCGCCGCCGGACGTCAGAGCGGCGTTCGGACGGTACGCGGAGGGCGGGTCCCACATGAGGGCGGATCAGCTTTTGAAGTTTTTGGTTGAGTATCAGCAGGAGGTGAACTGCACGGCCGCGGATGCGGAGGCGATTATGCAGGGAGTGTTCCGTCACCGCCACCATTCGTCTAAACGCCCGCGCCCTGGCCTCACCCTTGATGACTTCTTCCATTTTCTATTCCAAGATGATCTTAACAATCCAATTCTCGATCAG GTACACCAAGATATGACCGCGCCGTTGCAAAATTATTTCATATATACAGGTCACAATTCCTACTTAACTGGAAACCAATTAAGCAGTGACTGTAGTGAAATCCCAATCATTAAATCTCTGGAAAATGGTGTGAGGGGAATAGAACTCGACTTATGGCCTAATTCTGCAAAAGATAAAATTCATGTTCTTCATGGAAG AACCCTAACAACTCCTATACCACTCATGAAATGCTTGAAGTCCATTAAAGACCATGCTTTTGATAAATCCCCATACCCAGTAATAATCACATTAGAGGACCATCTAACACCGGAACTTCAAGCTAAAGTTGCAGAG ATGGTTATACAAATTTTTGGAGACTTGCTCTATTACCCTGAGTCAGGATGCTTGGACGAATTTCCATCCCCTGAAGAATTGAAGCATAAAATTATACTTTCAACCAAACCACCCAAAGAGTACCTAGAATCAAAGATTACCAAGGATCAAGATACCTTGTCGCCAAGGGAGAAAGATTCATCTGATGATGACTTGTCGGTGAGGGGGAGGGGGGTGTCAGAACCTACAGCGGAACCTGAAGCCGATGCTAAG AGTGACAGCAGTCAAGATGATGATATCAATTTGATTGAGAAAAAATCAGGCAATAATACTGCTGCTCCGGAATTTAAGCGCCTAACAGCTATTGATACCGAGAAAGTGAAACATGGTCTGATACCTGCAATACTTAATGACAGCGATCATGGTGATGAATCAGATAGTGCCATGGATCATGACATTCCATCACCAATTGGAAAAGATTTCTCCGGAGATGAATTATCGTTTAGGGAGATGTTTGATCCCTCAGCTAAACTTGAAACTGAAGTCAAG GGTGAAAGTTATCAAGATGATATCGATCACATTCAACAAAAATCAAGCAATATGTCCACGCCAGAATTCAAACGCCAGACTGCTATTAGTTCTGGGAATGTGCAAAAAGGCTTGAGGCACACACCAAGGACCGCTTGCGATATTTTTAATCCCAAAGAATACTGGGAAAGAAAAAATACCCTGGATCGAGATATTTCATCACCAAGGGGAACAGATTCCTTAGATGATGAAGTGTCGGTCAGGGAGGAGTTGGATCCTACATCTGTACTTTTAGCCAATAACAAG AAACCAGGCAATGTGGCTGCACCAGAATTTAAACGTCTGACTGCTTTTAATACTGAAAAGGCGAAACAAGACCTGAGGTATATGCTGAGAAATGATTTTAGTTTTGATGATCCTGAAGTTGAAACAAAGGATGTGAAGGATCAATATATTTCATCACCAATGGAAAAGGATTCATATGAAGATGGATTATCATTGAGAGAGACGTCACATCCATCAGCTGAACTTGAAGCCTCTGTCAAG AGTGAGAGTGATCGAGACAATGTGGATTCCATGCAACATAAGTCAGGCCATATGGGTGTGCCGGAATTTAGGCGTTTGACTGCTATTCACACTGGGAACTCGAAGAAAGGATTGCGGCATGCACTGAGCAATGATAGTTACCTAGTTAATCCCAAGAATACCAAGTATCATCAAGATATTTCATTTGACGTTGAATTGTCATTGAGTACGTTACATCCTGCAGCTGAGCCCGAAGCTGGTGATAAG AGCGACAGTGATCAAGAAGACGAAGATATCGGTTTTGTTCGACAAAAATCAAGCAATATGTCAGCACCAGAATATAAGCGGTTGATCGCTATTCATGCCGGGAAGGTGAAAAAAGGCTTGAGGCATGCACTTAGAAATGTTAGTGGTAAAGTTAATCGACTTAGTTTGAGTGAACAAACACTTGAAAGGGCTGCAGCATCTTATCCAATGGATGTTGTCAG GTTctctcaaaaaaatattttgagggTATTTCCAAAGGGAACACGAGTAACCTCATCAAATTTTGACCCGACTATTGGATGGATGCATGGAGCTCAGATGATTGCTTTTAATATGCAG GGATATGGAAAATCTCTATGGACAATGCACGGAATGTTTAGATCTAATGGAGGTTGTGGATATGTGAAGAAACCCGATATACTCATGGAGAGAGGCCCAAACGACGTGGTCTTTGATCCCAAAATACAGTTGCCTGTGAAGAAAACCTTAAAG GTAAAAGTGTACATGGGCGATGGATGGCGTTTGGATTTCAGCCACACACACTTCGATTCATTTTCTCCACCAGACTTCTACACAAAG GTTCAAATCATTGGAGTGCCAGCAGATGCAGCAAAACGAAAAACACGGATAATTGAGGACGATTGGGGGCCATATTGGGATGAAGAGTTTACATTCCCTTTAAGTGTTCCAGAGCTTGCATTGTTGAGAATCGAAGTACGGGAACATGACATATCAGATAAGGATGACTTTGGCGGGCAGACATGTTTGCCTATCCCGGAATTGAGACCAGGGATACGGGCTGTTCCACTGCATGACAAAAAGGGTCACAAACTCAAGTCCGTGAGGCTTCTTATGAGGTTTCAGTTTCAATGA
- the LOC140871685 gene encoding uncharacterized protein isoform X3, producing MKCLKSIKDHAFDKSPYPVIITLEDHLTPELQAKVAEMVIQIFGDLLYYPESGCLDEFPSPEELKHKIILSTKPPKEYLESKITKDQDTLSPREKDSSDDDLSVRGRGVSEPTAEPEADAKSDSSQDDDINLIEKKSGNNTAAPEFKRLTAIDTEKVKHGLIPAILNDSDHGDESDSAMDHDIPSPIGKDFSGDELSFREMFDPSAKLETEVKGESYQDDIDHIQQKSSNMSTPEFKRQTAISSGNVQKGLRHTPRTACDIFNPKEYWERKNTLDRDISSPRGTDSLDDEVSVREELDPTSVLLANNKSDSNQDDIDPIQQKPGNVAAPEFKRLTAFNTEKAKQDLRYMLRNDFSFDDPEVETKDVKDQYISSPMEKDSYEDGLSLRETSHPSAELEASVKSESDRDNVDSMQHKSGHMGVPEFRRLTAIHTGNSKKGLRHALSNDSYLVNPKNTKYHQDISFDVELSLSTLHPAAEPEAGDKSDSDQEDEDIGFVRQKSSNMSAPEYKRLIAIHAGKVKKGLRHALRNVSGKVNRLSLSEQTLERAAASYPMDVVRFSQKNILRVFPKGTRVTSSNFDPTIGWMHGAQMIAFNMQGYGKSLWTMHGMFRSNGGCGYVKKPDILMERGPNDVVFDPKIQLPVKKTLKVKVYMGDGWRLDFSHTHFDSFSPPDFYTKVQIIGVPADAAKRKTRIIEDDWGPYWDEEFTFPLSVPELALLRIEVREHDISDKDDFGGQTCLPIPELRPGIRAVPLHDKKGHKLKSVRLLMRFQFQ from the exons ATGAAATGCTTGAAGTCCATTAAAGACCATGCTTTTGATAAATCCCCATACCCAGTAATAATCACATTAGAGGACCATCTAACACCGGAACTTCAAGCTAAAGTTGCAGAG ATGGTTATACAAATTTTTGGAGACTTGCTCTATTACCCTGAGTCAGGATGCTTGGACGAATTTCCATCCCCTGAAGAATTGAAGCATAAAATTATACTTTCAACCAAACCACCCAAAGAGTACCTAGAATCAAAGATTACCAAGGATCAAGATACCTTGTCGCCAAGGGAGAAAGATTCATCTGATGATGACTTGTCGGTGAGGGGGAGGGGGGTGTCAGAACCTACAGCGGAACCTGAAGCCGATGCTAAG AGTGACAGCAGTCAAGATGATGATATCAATTTGATTGAGAAAAAATCAGGCAATAATACTGCTGCTCCGGAATTTAAGCGCCTAACAGCTATTGATACCGAGAAAGTGAAACATGGTCTGATACCTGCAATACTTAATGACAGCGATCATGGTGATGAATCAGATAGTGCCATGGATCATGACATTCCATCACCAATTGGAAAAGATTTCTCCGGAGATGAATTATCGTTTAGGGAGATGTTTGATCCCTCAGCTAAACTTGAAACTGAAGTCAAG GGTGAAAGTTATCAAGATGATATCGATCACATTCAACAAAAATCAAGCAATATGTCCACGCCAGAATTCAAACGCCAGACTGCTATTAGTTCTGGGAATGTGCAAAAAGGCTTGAGGCACACACCAAGGACCGCTTGCGATATTTTTAATCCCAAAGAATACTGGGAAAGAAAAAATACCCTGGATCGAGATATTTCATCACCAAGGGGAACAGATTCCTTAGATGATGAAGTGTCGGTCAGGGAGGAGTTGGATCCTACATCTGTACTTTTAGCCAATAACAAG AGTGATAGTAATCAAGATGACATCGATCCAATTCAGCAGAAACCAGGCAATGTGGCTGCACCAGAATTTAAACGTCTGACTGCTTTTAATACTGAAAAGGCGAAACAAGACCTGAGGTATATGCTGAGAAATGATTTTAGTTTTGATGATCCTGAAGTTGAAACAAAGGATGTGAAGGATCAATATATTTCATCACCAATGGAAAAGGATTCATATGAAGATGGATTATCATTGAGAGAGACGTCACATCCATCAGCTGAACTTGAAGCCTCTGTCAAG AGTGAGAGTGATCGAGACAATGTGGATTCCATGCAACATAAGTCAGGCCATATGGGTGTGCCGGAATTTAGGCGTTTGACTGCTATTCACACTGGGAACTCGAAGAAAGGATTGCGGCATGCACTGAGCAATGATAGTTACCTAGTTAATCCCAAGAATACCAAGTATCATCAAGATATTTCATTTGACGTTGAATTGTCATTGAGTACGTTACATCCTGCAGCTGAGCCCGAAGCTGGTGATAAG AGCGACAGTGATCAAGAAGACGAAGATATCGGTTTTGTTCGACAAAAATCAAGCAATATGTCAGCACCAGAATATAAGCGGTTGATCGCTATTCATGCCGGGAAGGTGAAAAAAGGCTTGAGGCATGCACTTAGAAATGTTAGTGGTAAAGTTAATCGACTTAGTTTGAGTGAACAAACACTTGAAAGGGCTGCAGCATCTTATCCAATGGATGTTGTCAG GTTctctcaaaaaaatattttgagggTATTTCCAAAGGGAACACGAGTAACCTCATCAAATTTTGACCCGACTATTGGATGGATGCATGGAGCTCAGATGATTGCTTTTAATATGCAG GGATATGGAAAATCTCTATGGACAATGCACGGAATGTTTAGATCTAATGGAGGTTGTGGATATGTGAAGAAACCCGATATACTCATGGAGAGAGGCCCAAACGACGTGGTCTTTGATCCCAAAATACAGTTGCCTGTGAAGAAAACCTTAAAG GTAAAAGTGTACATGGGCGATGGATGGCGTTTGGATTTCAGCCACACACACTTCGATTCATTTTCTCCACCAGACTTCTACACAAAG GTTCAAATCATTGGAGTGCCAGCAGATGCAGCAAAACGAAAAACACGGATAATTGAGGACGATTGGGGGCCATATTGGGATGAAGAGTTTACATTCCCTTTAAGTGTTCCAGAGCTTGCATTGTTGAGAATCGAAGTACGGGAACATGACATATCAGATAAGGATGACTTTGGCGGGCAGACATGTTTGCCTATCCCGGAATTGAGACCAGGGATACGGGCTGTTCCACTGCATGACAAAAAGGGTCACAAACTCAAGTCCGTGAGGCTTCTTATGAGGTTTCAGTTTCAATGA
- the LOC140871644 gene encoding putative serine/threonine-protein kinase-like protein CCR3 produces MTTPSTAVTAAATIILLLAAVSSLPRWAHALGGSGSTLAVVYGSATTICSIVASQPIQRVQCWRDGQLLPPILPTVPFDAVAGGRDTLCGVRSGGFSLLCWNTTFSPKRIYDSTTALLTSLTIGDTQICALTNVTASENAVCWRGNMVSSSGNLQFDVISSGIGFSCGVLKSSNRVLCWGSNDISSSIQSQFANSSMLNIQVGGRHACGIDDSGFVICKGNNDNGQLDVPSNSAYQYRGLALGANHSCAIRRLNRTVTCWGGNGEYSSNITDGVSFEFIVAGLNFTCGLTTSNFSVICWGAGWPNQFHSSGVELPLLKTLPGPCVDTSCPCNVYPESQTLCSGNGNICRPCDIPVSIPPVPSPEPPVIVIRSSRSKGLTTGLLVLVIVGSVGGLGGICSVIYCLWTGVCFGKKKIHNSVQPTIGVANGAQQSSSSPPSRSSTLRRQASILMRRQRSGPSSKHMDRGEEFLFSDLVAATNNFSLENKIGEGSFGVVYKGKLHDGREVAIKRSETGPKTKKFQEKESAFESEISFLSRLHHKHLVRLVGYCDERDERLLVYEYMKNGALHYHLHDKSNAEKSSSIVNSWKMRIKIALDASRGIEYLHNYAVPPIIHRDIKSSNILLDSNWTARVSDFGLSLMGPENDSDYRPMKAAGTVGYIDPEYYGLNVLTTKSDVYGLGVVLLELLTGKRAIFKNGEGSPISVVDYAVPLIMAGELAKILDPRVGPPETNESEAVELVAYTAMHCVHLEGKDRPTMTDIVVNLERALALCDDSHGSISSGQISIASD; encoded by the coding sequence ATGACGACACCTTCCACAGCCGTCACCGCCGCCGCTACCATAATTCTCCTCCTCGCCGCCGTCTCCTCACTGCCGCGATGGGCCCATGCACTCGGCGGCTCTGGCTCCACACTTGCTGTGGTCTACGGCTCCGCTACCACTATCTGCAGCATAGTGGCGTCGCAACCCATCCAGAGAGTCCAATGCTGGCGGGATGGCCAGCTTCTTCCGCCGATCCTACCCACCGTCCCATTCGACGCCGTAGCCGGTGGAAGAGACACCCTTTGTGGCGTTCGCTCAGGAGGTTTTAGTCTTCTATGCTGGAACACCACCTTCAGCCCGAAGAGAATTTACGACAGCACCACGGCTTTATTGACTTCTCTCACCATTGGTGACACTCAAATTTGCGCGTTAACGAATGTCACTGCATCGGAAAACGCAGTTTGCTGGCGGGGAAATATGGTTTCTTCATCTGGGAATTTACAATTTGATGTAATTTCATCTGGGATTGGATTTTCTTGTGGAGTTTTGAAGAGCAGCAATCGGGTTCTTTGCTGGGGGAGCAATGatatttcttcttcaattcaatctCAATTTGCAAATTCCTCAATGTTGAACATTCAGGTTGGTGGAAGACATGCTTGTGGAATAGATGATTCAGGATTCGTTATCTGTAAAGGTAATAATGATAATGGTCAATTGGATGTGCCCTCGAATTCGGCATACCAATACAGAGGCCTGGCTTTGGGGGCAAATCACAGTTGTGCAATCAGAAGATTGAATAGAACAGTTACTTGTTGGGGTGggaatggtgaatattcaagtAATATTACTGATGGGGTCTCTTTCGAATTCATAGTTGCAGGGTTGAATTTTACATGTGGATTAACAACTAGCAATTTTTCAGTGATTTGTTGGGGTGCTGGTTGGCCTAATCAGTTCCATTCTTCAGGGGTTGAACTGCCTTTGCTAAAGACTCTTCCAGGGCCATGTGTGGATACTTCTTGTCCATGTAATGTATATCCTGAATCTCAAACACTTTGTTCCGGAAATGGCAATATTTGTAGACCTTGTGATATTCCTGTTTCGATACCGCCAGTTCCATCACCAGAACCACCGGTGATTGTTATTAGATCTTCTCGTTCTAAAGGGCTTACAACGGGTTTACTTGTTCTCGTTATTGTTGGATCGGTGGGGGGCCTTGGGGGCATTTGTTCTGTGATTTATTGTTTGTGGACTGGAGTCTGTTTCGGCAAGAAGAAGATTCATAATTCTGTGCAGCCAACAATTGGTGTAGCTAATGGCGCTCAACAATCTAGTAGTAGTCCGCCTTCGAGATCATCCACTCTTAGGCGCCAGGCCTCGATCCTTATGAGGCGCCAGAGGAGTGGACCGTCTTCCAAACACATGGATAGGGGGGAGGAGTTCTTGTTTTCCGACCTTGTCGCTGCCACTAATAACTTTTCGTTGGAGAACAAGATTGGTGAAGGGAGTTTCGGGGTCGTTTACAAAGGGAAATTGCATGATGGCCGTGAAGTTGCTATAAAAAGAAGTGAAACAGGGCCAAAAACAAAGAAATTTCAAGAAAAGGAGAGCGCGTTTGAGTCGGAAATTTCCTTCTTATCAAGGCTACACCACAAGCATTTGGTTAGGTTGGTTGGTTATTGTGATGAAAGGGATGAAAGGCTGTTGGTTTATGAGTATATGAAGAATGGGGCGCTTCATTATCATTTGCATGACAAGAGCAACGCTGAAAAGAGCAGTAGCATCGTGAATTCTTGGAAAATGAGGATCAAGATTGCACTAGATGCCTCTCGTGGGATCGAGTACCTCCACAACTACGCCGTGCCACCCATTATTCATCGTGACATCAAGTCTTCAAACATATTACTTGACTCAAACTGGACAGCAAGAGTGTCTGATTTCGGATTATCTTTAATGGGGCCTGAAAATGACAGTGACTATAGGCCGATGAAGGCTGCCGGCACAGTAGGATACATTGATCCCGAATATTATGGATTAAACGTATTGACAACAAAGAGCGATGTTTACGGCTTAGGGGTCGTGTTGTTGGAACTTTTGACAGGGAAGAGGGCTATATTCAAGAATGGAGAAGGTTCACCGATCAGCGTGGTGGATTATGCAGTGCCGTTGATTATGGCCGGAGAATTGGCTAAGATTTTGGATCCAAGAGTTGGTCCACCGGAGACGAACGAAtccgaggctgtggagctggtGGCTTACACGGCTATGCATTGTGTGCATTTGGAAGGAAAAGATAGGCCTACCATGACTGACATTGTCGTTAACTTGGAACGAGCATTGGCTCTGTGTGATGATAGCCACGGCAGCATTTCTAGTGGTCAGATCTCCATTGCTTCCGATTGA
- the LOC140871685 gene encoding phosphoinositide phospholipase C 6-like isoform X1 translates to MGSYNYYKMFGCFNRKFKISEAEPPPDVRAAFGRYAEGGSHMRADQLLKFLVEYQQEVNCTAADAEAIMQGVFRHRHHSSKRPRPGLTLDDFFHFLFQDDLNNPILDQVHQDMTAPLQNYFIYTGHNSYLTGNQLSSDCSEIPIIKSLENGVRGIELDLWPNSAKDKIHVLHGRTLTTPIPLMKCLKSIKDHAFDKSPYPVIITLEDHLTPELQAKVAEMVIQIFGDLLYYPESGCLDEFPSPEELKHKIILSTKPPKEYLESKITKDQDTLSPREKDSSDDDLSVRGRGVSEPTAEPEADAKSDSSQDDDINLIEKKSGNNTAAPEFKRLTAIDTEKVKHGLIPAILNDSDHGDESDSAMDHDIPSPIGKDFSGDELSFREMFDPSAKLETEVKGESYQDDIDHIQQKSSNMSTPEFKRQTAISSGNVQKGLRHTPRTACDIFNPKEYWERKNTLDRDISSPRGTDSLDDEVSVREELDPTSVLLANNKSDSNQDDIDPIQQKPGNVAAPEFKRLTAFNTEKAKQDLRYMLRNDFSFDDPEVETKDVKDQYISSPMEKDSYEDGLSLRETSHPSAELEASVKSESDRDNVDSMQHKSGHMGVPEFRRLTAIHTGNSKKGLRHALSNDSYLVNPKNTKYHQDISFDVELSLSTLHPAAEPEAGDKSDSDQEDEDIGFVRQKSSNMSAPEYKRLIAIHAGKVKKGLRHALRNVSGKVNRLSLSEQTLERAAASYPMDVVRFSQKNILRVFPKGTRVTSSNFDPTIGWMHGAQMIAFNMQGYGKSLWTMHGMFRSNGGCGYVKKPDILMERGPNDVVFDPKIQLPVKKTLKVKVYMGDGWRLDFSHTHFDSFSPPDFYTKVQIIGVPADAAKRKTRIIEDDWGPYWDEEFTFPLSVPELALLRIEVREHDISDKDDFGGQTCLPIPELRPGIRAVPLHDKKGHKLKSVRLLMRFQFQ, encoded by the exons ATGGGTAGCTACAATTATTACAAAATGTTTGGGTGTTTCAATCGGAAGTTCAAGATCAGCGAGGCCGAGCCGCCGCCGGACGTCAGAGCGGCGTTCGGACGGTACGCGGAGGGCGGGTCCCACATGAGGGCGGATCAGCTTTTGAAGTTTTTGGTTGAGTATCAGCAGGAGGTGAACTGCACGGCCGCGGATGCGGAGGCGATTATGCAGGGAGTGTTCCGTCACCGCCACCATTCGTCTAAACGCCCGCGCCCTGGCCTCACCCTTGATGACTTCTTCCATTTTCTATTCCAAGATGATCTTAACAATCCAATTCTCGATCAG GTACACCAAGATATGACCGCGCCGTTGCAAAATTATTTCATATATACAGGTCACAATTCCTACTTAACTGGAAACCAATTAAGCAGTGACTGTAGTGAAATCCCAATCATTAAATCTCTGGAAAATGGTGTGAGGGGAATAGAACTCGACTTATGGCCTAATTCTGCAAAAGATAAAATTCATGTTCTTCATGGAAG AACCCTAACAACTCCTATACCACTCATGAAATGCTTGAAGTCCATTAAAGACCATGCTTTTGATAAATCCCCATACCCAGTAATAATCACATTAGAGGACCATCTAACACCGGAACTTCAAGCTAAAGTTGCAGAG ATGGTTATACAAATTTTTGGAGACTTGCTCTATTACCCTGAGTCAGGATGCTTGGACGAATTTCCATCCCCTGAAGAATTGAAGCATAAAATTATACTTTCAACCAAACCACCCAAAGAGTACCTAGAATCAAAGATTACCAAGGATCAAGATACCTTGTCGCCAAGGGAGAAAGATTCATCTGATGATGACTTGTCGGTGAGGGGGAGGGGGGTGTCAGAACCTACAGCGGAACCTGAAGCCGATGCTAAG AGTGACAGCAGTCAAGATGATGATATCAATTTGATTGAGAAAAAATCAGGCAATAATACTGCTGCTCCGGAATTTAAGCGCCTAACAGCTATTGATACCGAGAAAGTGAAACATGGTCTGATACCTGCAATACTTAATGACAGCGATCATGGTGATGAATCAGATAGTGCCATGGATCATGACATTCCATCACCAATTGGAAAAGATTTCTCCGGAGATGAATTATCGTTTAGGGAGATGTTTGATCCCTCAGCTAAACTTGAAACTGAAGTCAAG GGTGAAAGTTATCAAGATGATATCGATCACATTCAACAAAAATCAAGCAATATGTCCACGCCAGAATTCAAACGCCAGACTGCTATTAGTTCTGGGAATGTGCAAAAAGGCTTGAGGCACACACCAAGGACCGCTTGCGATATTTTTAATCCCAAAGAATACTGGGAAAGAAAAAATACCCTGGATCGAGATATTTCATCACCAAGGGGAACAGATTCCTTAGATGATGAAGTGTCGGTCAGGGAGGAGTTGGATCCTACATCTGTACTTTTAGCCAATAACAAG AGTGATAGTAATCAAGATGACATCGATCCAATTCAGCAGAAACCAGGCAATGTGGCTGCACCAGAATTTAAACGTCTGACTGCTTTTAATACTGAAAAGGCGAAACAAGACCTGAGGTATATGCTGAGAAATGATTTTAGTTTTGATGATCCTGAAGTTGAAACAAAGGATGTGAAGGATCAATATATTTCATCACCAATGGAAAAGGATTCATATGAAGATGGATTATCATTGAGAGAGACGTCACATCCATCAGCTGAACTTGAAGCCTCTGTCAAG AGTGAGAGTGATCGAGACAATGTGGATTCCATGCAACATAAGTCAGGCCATATGGGTGTGCCGGAATTTAGGCGTTTGACTGCTATTCACACTGGGAACTCGAAGAAAGGATTGCGGCATGCACTGAGCAATGATAGTTACCTAGTTAATCCCAAGAATACCAAGTATCATCAAGATATTTCATTTGACGTTGAATTGTCATTGAGTACGTTACATCCTGCAGCTGAGCCCGAAGCTGGTGATAAG AGCGACAGTGATCAAGAAGACGAAGATATCGGTTTTGTTCGACAAAAATCAAGCAATATGTCAGCACCAGAATATAAGCGGTTGATCGCTATTCATGCCGGGAAGGTGAAAAAAGGCTTGAGGCATGCACTTAGAAATGTTAGTGGTAAAGTTAATCGACTTAGTTTGAGTGAACAAACACTTGAAAGGGCTGCAGCATCTTATCCAATGGATGTTGTCAG GTTctctcaaaaaaatattttgagggTATTTCCAAAGGGAACACGAGTAACCTCATCAAATTTTGACCCGACTATTGGATGGATGCATGGAGCTCAGATGATTGCTTTTAATATGCAG GGATATGGAAAATCTCTATGGACAATGCACGGAATGTTTAGATCTAATGGAGGTTGTGGATATGTGAAGAAACCCGATATACTCATGGAGAGAGGCCCAAACGACGTGGTCTTTGATCCCAAAATACAGTTGCCTGTGAAGAAAACCTTAAAG GTAAAAGTGTACATGGGCGATGGATGGCGTTTGGATTTCAGCCACACACACTTCGATTCATTTTCTCCACCAGACTTCTACACAAAG GTTCAAATCATTGGAGTGCCAGCAGATGCAGCAAAACGAAAAACACGGATAATTGAGGACGATTGGGGGCCATATTGGGATGAAGAGTTTACATTCCCTTTAAGTGTTCCAGAGCTTGCATTGTTGAGAATCGAAGTACGGGAACATGACATATCAGATAAGGATGACTTTGGCGGGCAGACATGTTTGCCTATCCCGGAATTGAGACCAGGGATACGGGCTGTTCCACTGCATGACAAAAAGGGTCACAAACTCAAGTCCGTGAGGCTTCTTATGAGGTTTCAGTTTCAATGA